The proteins below come from a single Staphylococcus sp. MI 10-1553 genomic window:
- the qoxB gene encoding cytochrome aa3 quinol oxidase subunit I translates to MDFPWNELIVKGNWMITLAQISAPFLVIGVIAAITYFKLWGYLYKEWFMSVDHKKIGLMYLICAVLMFVRGGIDAILLRIQLTVPDNPFLESNHYNEIFSTHGVIMIIFMAMPLVIGLMNIIIPLQIGARDVAFPVLNNISFWLFVAGMLLFNLSFIVGGSPAAGWTNYAPLAGEFSPGPGVNYYLIAIQISGIGTLATGVNFFVTIIRLKSPSMTFMQMPMFVVTTFITMLIIILAFPVLTVALALMTVDRVFDTAFFTVANGGMPMLWANFFWVWGHPEVYILVLPAFGIYSEIIPTFARKRLFGHQSMVWATAGIAFLSFLVWVHHFYTMGNGALVNSFFSITTMLIAVPTGVKIFNWLFTLHKGRISFESPMLFALAFIPNFTIGGVTGVMLAMASADFQYHNTYFLVAHFHYTIVAGVVFACFAAMIFWYPKAMGYKLFEKPNKWFFWIFMVGFNVTFLPQFILGLDGMPRRLYTYMPEDGWFVLNVISSIGAAMMSIAFLIFVGNIVYSHLKAPREATGDNWNGLGRGLEWSTASAIPPKYNFAITPDWDDIDTFVEMKKQGRHYLDNHNYSDIHMPNDTHIGFWMGICFFIGGFFLVFETLLPAILALASIFGLMIWRSFQQDHGYHIPASEVAETEARLRKARQKEREAMNHES, encoded by the coding sequence ATGGACTTTCCATGGAATGAGCTTATCGTAAAAGGTAACTGGATGATTACATTGGCTCAAATCAGTGCACCTTTCTTAGTTATCGGTGTCATTGCTGCCATTACTTACTTTAAGCTCTGGGGATATTTATATAAGGAATGGTTCATGTCAGTCGACCACAAAAAAATCGGTTTGATGTACCTTATCTGTGCTGTATTAATGTTCGTACGTGGTGGTATTGATGCAATTCTATTACGTATTCAATTAACTGTACCAGATAACCCATTCTTAGAGTCAAATCACTATAACGAAATTTTCTCAACGCACGGTGTCATCATGATTATCTTCATGGCAATGCCACTTGTAATTGGTTTAATGAACATCATTATCCCATTACAAATCGGTGCACGTGACGTTGCTTTCCCAGTACTGAACAACATTAGCTTTTGGTTGTTCGTAGCGGGTATGCTTTTATTTAACCTTTCATTTATCGTCGGTGGTTCACCAGCTGCAGGTTGGACAAACTATGCGCCACTTGCCGGTGAATTCAGTCCTGGACCTGGTGTCAACTATTACTTAATTGCCATCCAGATTTCAGGTATTGGTACTTTAGCAACGGGTGTGAACTTCTTCGTAACAATCATCCGTCTAAAATCACCAAGTATGACATTTATGCAAATGCCAATGTTCGTTGTGACAACATTTATTACAATGTTAATCATCATCTTGGCATTCCCTGTGTTAACTGTAGCACTTGCATTAATGACTGTTGACAGAGTGTTTGATACTGCATTCTTCACAGTAGCTAATGGCGGTATGCCGATGTTATGGGCAAACTTCTTCTGGGTATGGGGGCACCCTGAAGTATACATCCTTGTCCTTCCAGCATTCGGTATTTATTCAGAAATTATTCCAACATTTGCACGTAAACGTTTATTTGGACACCAAAGCATGGTGTGGGCAACAGCTGGTATCGCATTCTTGAGTTTCTTAGTTTGGGTTCACCATTTCTATACAATGGGTAATGGTGCATTAGTTAACTCATTCTTCTCAATCACAACAATGTTGATTGCTGTGCCAACAGGTGTAAAAATCTTTAACTGGTTATTTACACTACACAAAGGACGTATTTCATTCGAATCGCCAATGTTATTCGCATTAGCGTTTATTCCTAACTTTACAATTGGTGGGGTTACTGGGGTTATGCTTGCGATGGCATCAGCAGACTTCCAATACCACAACACATATTTCTTAGTGGCACACTTCCACTATACAATTGTTGCCGGTGTTGTATTTGCATGTTTCGCAGCTATGATCTTCTGGTATCCAAAAGCTATGGGGTACAAATTATTCGAAAAACCAAACAAATGGTTCTTCTGGATCTTCATGGTTGGTTTCAACGTGACATTCTTACCACAATTCATTTTAGGTCTTGATGGTATGCCACGTCGTTTATACACTTACATGCCAGAAGACGGTTGGTTCGTATTAAACGTGATTTCTTCAATCGGTGCTGCAATGATGTCTATTGCGTTCTTAATCTTTGTAGGTAACATTGTTTACAGTCACCTCAAAGCACCACGTGAAGCAACTGGTGATAACTGGAACGGTTTAGGTCGTGGTTTAGAGTGGTCTACTGCATCTGCAATTCCGCCTAAATATAACTTTGCGATTACACCTGATTGGGATGACATTGATACATTTGTTGAAATGAAAAAACAAGGTAGACACTATCTTGACAATCACAATTACAGCGACATTCACATGCCGAACGATACACACATCGGTTTCTGGATGGGTATCTGTTTCTTCATCGGTGGTTTCTTCTTAGTATTCGAAACATTATTACCTGCGATTCTAGCATTAGCTAGTATCTTCGGTTTAATGATTTGGAGAAGTTTCCAACAAGATCATGGTTACCACATCCCTGCAAGTGAAGTAGCTGAAACTGAAGCGCGCTTGAGAAAAGCTCGCCAAAAAGAAAGGGAGGCTATGAATCATGAGTCATAA